A stretch of the Bradyrhizobium arachidis genome encodes the following:
- a CDS encoding transaminase has translation MTVATEARAATLDRLINDEQARFLRLHPRSAAAWREGRRHFLYGAPSHWMRRWAGGFPICVDTALGAHVRDIDGCDYVDFCLGDTGAMCGHAPDAVTRAVTRQIERGATMMLPTENSLWVGAELSRRFGPRYWTLTTSATDANRAAIRIARMITGKSKVLVFSGCYHGGVDEAHVEIRDGRIGLRNMIHPNAVNYDAVTNVVEFNDVAAVEAALASGDVACVLTEPIMTNFGMIPVADGFHQSLRDATRRAGTVLIIDETHTLSCGPGGYTALHGLEPDILVAGKAIAGGIPAGIFGLDYATAERLWRIVPPVNPRQRQSAHLGFGGTLAGGALAVAAMRAVLQEVLTAPAYVSMIAHAERLAARARDVIGRKGLPWHATQIGARIEIMFMPNAPRNGADVIAGRQPDLETLMHAFYMNEGILITPFHGMLLTCPATSLADVDRHGDVFERFVGLVEDAGVI, from the coding sequence GTGACGGTAGCAACAGAAGCACGGGCGGCGACGCTCGACCGGCTGATCAACGACGAGCAGGCGCGCTTCCTTCGCCTGCATCCGCGCTCTGCGGCCGCATGGCGGGAAGGCCGGCGTCACTTCCTCTATGGCGCGCCGTCGCACTGGATGCGCCGTTGGGCCGGAGGATTTCCGATCTGTGTCGACACGGCCTTGGGCGCGCATGTGAGGGATATCGACGGCTGCGACTACGTCGACTTCTGCCTCGGCGACACCGGTGCCATGTGCGGCCATGCGCCGGACGCCGTCACGCGCGCGGTGACGCGACAGATCGAGCGCGGCGCCACCATGATGCTGCCGACCGAGAACAGCCTCTGGGTTGGCGCCGAACTGTCGCGCCGGTTCGGTCCTCGCTATTGGACCCTGACAACGTCGGCAACAGATGCCAACCGTGCGGCTATTCGCATCGCGCGCATGATCACCGGCAAGTCCAAGGTCCTGGTGTTCTCCGGCTGCTATCACGGCGGCGTCGACGAAGCGCATGTCGAGATCCGCGACGGGCGGATCGGTTTGCGCAACATGATCCACCCGAACGCCGTCAACTACGACGCGGTGACCAACGTTGTCGAATTCAACGACGTCGCGGCGGTGGAGGCGGCGTTGGCCTCAGGCGACGTCGCCTGCGTGCTCACCGAGCCGATAATGACGAATTTCGGCATGATCCCGGTCGCGGATGGGTTCCATCAGTCATTGCGGGATGCGACGCGCCGGGCGGGCACGGTACTGATCATCGACGAGACGCATACTCTGTCGTGCGGGCCGGGCGGCTATACGGCGCTTCACGGTCTCGAGCCGGACATCCTGGTCGCGGGCAAGGCGATTGCCGGCGGCATTCCGGCGGGCATCTTCGGTCTCGACTACGCCACCGCGGAGCGGCTCTGGCGCATCGTTCCCCCGGTCAATCCGCGGCAGCGGCAATCGGCGCATCTCGGCTTCGGCGGCACGTTGGCGGGCGGCGCATTGGCGGTCGCCGCGATGCGCGCGGTGCTGCAGGAGGTGCTGACGGCGCCGGCCTATGTCAGCATGATCGCGCATGCCGAGCGCCTGGCCGCGCGCGCCCGCGACGTCATCGGCCGGAAAGGATTACCCTGGCATGCGACCCAGATCGGCGCCCGCATCGAGATCATGTTCATGCCGAATGCGCCGCGCAACGGTGCCGACGTGATCGCCGGACGACAGCCCGATCTCGAGACGCTGATGCATGCCTTCTACATGAATGAAGGAATCCTGATTACGCCATTCCACGGCATGCTGCTGACCTGCCCGGCGACGTCGTTGGCCGATGTCGATCGGCATGGTGACGTCTTCGAGCGCTTCGTTGGGTTGGTGGAGGATGCAGGAGTGATCTGA
- a CDS encoding ABC transporter ATP-binding protein, whose product MVEVLRVAGLCKNFGVIRVADDLDFELALGECLGVIGPNGAGKSSVLNLIVGLIKPDAGSITLDGIDITELLPHRRVRLGIGRAFQIPQPFPHLSVYENLLVAATYGGGLHGAAAADWAMDVLCRTSLAGKADRIAGALPLIDRKRLEFAKALASKPRLILLDEIAAGLTEPEVERLIEVIAGVKADHAMIWIEHIPHALRAVADRILVLNFGRKVLDGPPGEVMESRTVKEIYMGLTADDVA is encoded by the coding sequence ATGGTTGAAGTGCTGCGCGTTGCAGGTCTCTGCAAGAATTTCGGGGTCATCCGGGTCGCGGATGATCTCGATTTCGAGCTAGCGCTCGGCGAATGCCTGGGCGTAATCGGACCAAACGGTGCCGGCAAGAGTTCGGTGCTGAACCTGATCGTTGGGCTGATCAAGCCGGATGCCGGCTCGATTACGCTCGATGGCATTGACATCACCGAGTTGCTGCCGCATCGCCGCGTGCGCCTCGGCATCGGGCGGGCTTTCCAGATCCCGCAGCCGTTCCCGCATCTCTCCGTCTACGAGAACCTGCTGGTGGCAGCGACCTATGGCGGCGGCCTGCATGGCGCGGCGGCGGCCGACTGGGCCATGGACGTGCTTTGCCGCACCTCGCTTGCCGGCAAGGCGGACCGCATCGCCGGCGCCCTGCCGCTGATCGACCGCAAGCGGCTCGAATTCGCCAAGGCGCTCGCCTCGAAGCCGCGCCTGATCCTGCTCGACGAGATCGCAGCCGGACTGACCGAGCCGGAGGTCGAGCGGCTGATCGAGGTCATTGCAGGCGTGAAGGCCGATCACGCCATGATCTGGATCGAGCACATCCCCCATGCCTTGCGCGCGGTGGCCGATCGCATCCTCGTGCTGAATTTCGGTCGCAAGGTGCTCGACGGCCCTCCGGGAGAGGTGATGGAAAGCCGCACGGTCAAGGAAATCTACATGGGATTGACCGCCGATGACGTTGCTTGA
- a CDS encoding GTP-binding protein: MTSAPLIPVTVLTGFLGSGKTTVLNHLLRQAGMDGVVAVINEFGEVGLDHLLVETSEERFALLDNGCVCCSVREDLVTLLADLSTREAGGKLPPIRRVLIETTGLADPVPVLHTLMTAPNVVARYRIDGVVVTVDAVNALRSLDNHAEAIKQIAVADRILLTKADLAEGNTVAAVEQRIRSINPTVSVMRVNHGSVEPGAVLEAGLFVPQARSEQVASWFARAAAATATQSRTSHHHNHHAHGSGVSSFSLVVNEPIRWAAFSRWLDYVAALKGDDLLRFKALVNVADRPQGPVVVHAVQHVLHPPIALDAWPLDDRSSRLIFITRDISREAIEHTLARFGKISREAIVRSTA; encoded by the coding sequence ATGACCAGCGCTCCGCTCATTCCCGTAACCGTGCTGACCGGCTTCCTCGGCAGCGGCAAGACCACGGTCCTCAATCATCTGCTGCGGCAAGCCGGCATGGACGGCGTGGTCGCTGTTATCAACGAGTTCGGCGAGGTCGGGCTCGATCATCTTCTGGTCGAGACGAGCGAGGAGCGGTTTGCGCTGCTCGACAATGGCTGCGTCTGCTGCTCGGTCCGCGAGGATCTCGTCACGCTGCTCGCAGATCTGTCGACGCGGGAAGCCGGCGGAAAGCTGCCGCCGATCCGTCGCGTCCTGATCGAAACCACCGGCCTCGCCGACCCCGTGCCGGTATTGCATACGCTGATGACGGCACCAAACGTGGTTGCCCGCTATCGGATCGATGGCGTCGTGGTTACCGTCGACGCGGTCAACGCGCTTCGTTCGCTCGACAATCACGCCGAAGCGATCAAGCAGATCGCGGTCGCTGACCGCATTCTGTTGACCAAGGCGGACCTTGCCGAAGGGAATACTGTTGCGGCGGTGGAGCAGCGGATCCGTTCGATCAATCCGACCGTTTCCGTGATGCGCGTGAACCATGGATCCGTCGAACCGGGTGCAGTGCTCGAAGCGGGCCTGTTCGTGCCGCAAGCGCGGTCGGAGCAGGTCGCAAGCTGGTTCGCGAGGGCCGCGGCCGCGACAGCGACGCAGTCGCGTACCTCACATCATCACAATCATCACGCGCACGGTTCGGGAGTCTCCTCCTTCAGCCTGGTCGTGAACGAGCCGATCCGGTGGGCGGCGTTCTCGCGCTGGCTCGACTATGTTGCCGCGCTCAAAGGCGACGACCTGCTGCGCTTCAAGGCACTGGTCAACGTCGCCGACCGACCGCAGGGGCCGGTTGTCGTGCATGCCGTTCAGCACGTGTTGCACCCGCCAATCGCGCTGGACGCTTGGCCGTTGGACGACCGCAGTTCGCGCCTGATCTTCATCACCCGCGACATCTCCAGGGAGGCGATCGAGCACACGCTCGCGCGGTTCGGCAAGATCAGCCGCGAGGCCATTGTGCGATCGACGGCATGA
- a CDS encoding ABC transporter ATP-binding protein produces the protein MTLLEVEGLDVFHGDLQAVFGLAFCVAEREAVALVGANGAGKTTFLRALVGLIDSKQGRIRFDGGDIQDTPAETIARLGLGMVPEGRMLFDTLTVEENLLMGQVSKRSGSWTLRRVFDLFPALEERRGHLPRQLSGGQQQMVSIGRALMCNPRLLLCDEISLGLAPVMVEQIYGAFNDIRKEGTALVLVEQDVKRAASASDRIYCLLKGRVSLTAKAGDVSVAELTQAYFGM, from the coding sequence ATGACGTTGCTTGAAGTCGAGGGCCTCGACGTCTTTCACGGCGACCTCCAGGCGGTGTTCGGTCTTGCCTTCTGCGTGGCCGAGCGCGAGGCGGTTGCGCTGGTCGGCGCCAACGGCGCAGGCAAGACTACGTTCCTGCGGGCGCTGGTCGGACTGATCGACAGCAAGCAGGGCAGGATCCGGTTCGATGGTGGCGACATCCAGGACACGCCGGCGGAGACGATCGCGCGCCTTGGTCTCGGCATGGTGCCGGAGGGGCGTATGCTGTTTGACACCCTGACCGTCGAGGAGAACCTTCTGATGGGCCAGGTCAGCAAGCGATCGGGATCGTGGACGCTGCGTCGCGTGTTCGACCTGTTTCCGGCGCTGGAAGAGCGGCGCGGCCACCTGCCGCGGCAGCTTTCGGGTGGGCAGCAGCAAATGGTCTCGATCGGACGCGCGCTGATGTGCAACCCGCGCCTCCTTCTGTGCGACGAGATTTCGCTGGGGCTCGCACCCGTCATGGTCGAGCAGATCTACGGCGCATTCAACGACATCCGCAAGGAAGGAACGGCGCTGGTGCTGGTCGAGCAGGACGTCAAGCGCGCCGCAAGCGCGAGCGACCGCATCTATTGCCTGCTGAAGGGGCGCGTATCGCTGACGGCAAAGGCAGGCGACGTCAGCGTTGCCGAATTGACGCAAGCCTATTTTGGAATGTGA
- a CDS encoding aldehyde dehydrogenase, protein MQSEIDALRATGVSPQQHLIAGVAVESAGGARLDVISPIDGKRLTTIADGDAGDIDRAVQVARRVYDGGAWSRAAPAERKRVLLRFADLVERHALELAVLGVRDNGTEIGMAYKAEPLSAVATIRYYAEAIDKVYGEIAPTGRDVLGLIHREPLGVVGVIVPWNFPLMIGAWKIAPALAAGNSVVVKPPEAASLTLLRLAVLAREAGLPDGVLNVVTGSGATAGEALALHMDVDVLAFTGSGPVGRRLLEYSARSNLKRVYLELGGKSPNVVFSDVPDIKQAAKVSANGIFRNSGQVCVAGSRLLVQSGVYDEFMSELLAVTGKLRIGDPLDLAFDIGAVNSEAQLRKNLAVVRRAEEEGGERLCGGGRLHEESGGYYMAPTIFAGVDSKMKLWREEVFGPVLAVTRFENEEDAVRLANASDYGLAAAVWTGSLRTAHRMVRAINAGVVHVNAYGGTDVTVPLGGFKQSGFGRDKSLHALDEYTDRKTAWIAL, encoded by the coding sequence TTGCAATCTGAAATCGACGCGCTGCGCGCAACGGGCGTTTCCCCGCAGCAGCATCTGATCGCAGGTGTTGCGGTCGAGAGCGCGGGCGGCGCCCGGTTGGACGTGATCTCTCCCATCGACGGCAAGCGTCTGACGACGATCGCAGACGGCGATGCCGGTGACATCGATCGCGCGGTGCAGGTAGCGCGACGGGTCTACGACGGTGGCGCATGGTCGCGTGCCGCGCCCGCGGAGCGCAAGAGAGTTTTGTTGCGGTTCGCCGATCTCGTCGAGCGGCACGCCTTGGAACTCGCGGTCCTTGGCGTGCGTGACAATGGCACCGAAATCGGGATGGCGTACAAGGCCGAGCCGTTATCGGCGGTTGCGACGATCCGCTACTATGCGGAAGCGATCGACAAGGTCTATGGCGAAATCGCGCCGACCGGTCGGGACGTGCTCGGGCTCATTCATCGCGAGCCGCTCGGCGTCGTCGGGGTGATCGTCCCCTGGAATTTTCCCTTGATGATCGGCGCCTGGAAGATCGCGCCCGCGCTCGCCGCCGGCAATTCCGTCGTGGTGAAGCCGCCCGAGGCTGCTTCGCTGACGCTGCTGCGTCTGGCTGTCCTGGCGAGGGAAGCCGGATTGCCCGATGGCGTGCTCAACGTCGTTACCGGGAGCGGCGCCACGGCTGGCGAAGCGCTGGCGTTGCATATGGACGTCGATGTGCTGGCGTTCACGGGATCAGGCCCGGTTGGCCGGCGACTCCTGGAATATTCAGCGCGCTCCAATCTGAAACGGGTCTATCTCGAACTCGGTGGCAAGTCGCCGAACGTCGTGTTCTCCGATGTCCCGGATATCAAGCAGGCCGCCAAGGTGTCGGCGAACGGTATCTTTCGCAACTCCGGGCAGGTCTGCGTCGCCGGCTCGCGGCTTCTGGTGCAGTCCGGGGTCTACGACGAGTTCATGAGCGAACTGCTCGCGGTCACAGGCAAGCTGAGGATCGGCGATCCCCTCGATCTCGCCTTCGATATCGGTGCGGTCAACAGCGAAGCGCAGTTGCGCAAGAATCTTGCCGTCGTGCGGCGAGCGGAGGAAGAGGGTGGCGAGCGGCTGTGCGGCGGCGGGCGACTACATGAAGAGAGCGGCGGCTACTACATGGCGCCGACGATCTTTGCCGGCGTGGACTCCAAAATGAAGCTTTGGCGCGAGGAGGTCTTTGGGCCGGTGCTCGCGGTGACCCGGTTCGAGAACGAGGAGGACGCGGTGCGGCTCGCCAATGCCAGCGACTACGGGCTGGCAGCCGCGGTCTGGACAGGTTCGCTTCGCACGGCACACCGGATGGTGCGTGCGATCAATGCCGGCGTGGTGCACGTGAACGCTTATGGCGGCACCGATGTGACGGTGCCGCTCGGTGGCTTCAAGCAGTCCGGCTTCGGCCGTGACAAGTCGCTGCACGCGCTTGACGAATACACCGATCGGAAAACGGCCTGGATCGCGCTGTGA
- a CDS encoding ABC transporter substrate-binding protein, producing the protein MSETNKFTATKVGGGKISRRSLLKAAGTAGLAAASNVPLVNIAGAASTTIKIGWAGCLSGVRAAFAEPDPWIHERMKALVKDGLKIGGKNYAVEFVIKDDQSDPNRASVVASELVLREKCDLILVEDGDAEIPIGELADARGVPTISTMLPWQGWMFPRKSTPDKGFPYTFHFFWGADDVVKNFVGMWQSVETNKKVGTLYIDNPAGTAFSDQKLGLPAGIRQAGLQEISTGSFQIATDDFSNQVSAFKNAGADIVSGFTYGNHWVTLWNQAAQAGFKPQICTVAAAFLFPSAVNALGDRGDGMSTEVWWTPAYPFKSSLTGQSAAELAAEWEKTTGKQWTQPIGYAHALWEVGFAALRNSDPKDKNSLRDAIAGLDLETVVGPVKFKGSPIKNVAVTSLSGGQWRKTKGGKSSYELLIVHNGTAPFIPKQADLALLSKLA; encoded by the coding sequence GTGAGCGAGACCAACAAGTTCACAGCGACGAAGGTTGGCGGCGGAAAGATCAGCCGGCGTAGCCTGCTCAAGGCGGCCGGCACTGCGGGACTTGCCGCGGCCAGCAACGTGCCGCTGGTCAATATCGCCGGCGCGGCCTCGACGACGATCAAGATCGGCTGGGCCGGTTGCCTGTCCGGCGTGCGCGCGGCCTTCGCGGAGCCCGACCCCTGGATCCACGAGCGGATGAAGGCTTTGGTGAAGGATGGGCTGAAGATCGGCGGCAAGAATTACGCGGTCGAATTCGTCATCAAGGACGACCAGTCCGATCCGAATCGCGCCTCGGTGGTGGCGAGCGAGCTCGTGCTCCGCGAAAAATGCGATCTCATCCTGGTCGAGGATGGCGATGCCGAGATCCCGATCGGCGAGCTCGCCGACGCGCGCGGTGTGCCGACGATCTCGACCATGCTGCCTTGGCAGGGCTGGATGTTCCCGCGCAAGTCGACGCCCGATAAGGGCTTTCCCTATACGTTCCATTTCTTCTGGGGGGCCGATGACGTCGTGAAGAATTTCGTCGGCATGTGGCAGTCGGTCGAGACCAACAAGAAGGTCGGGACGCTCTATATCGACAACCCGGCCGGAACGGCGTTCTCCGATCAGAAGCTGGGCTTGCCGGCGGGTATCCGGCAGGCCGGCTTGCAGGAGATTTCGACCGGCAGTTTTCAGATCGCGACGGACGACTTCTCCAACCAGGTCTCGGCGTTCAAGAACGCCGGCGCGGACATCGTCTCCGGATTCACTTACGGCAATCACTGGGTAACGTTGTGGAACCAGGCCGCGCAGGCTGGTTTCAAACCCCAGATCTGCACGGTGGCGGCGGCCTTTCTGTTCCCGAGCGCGGTCAATGCGCTCGGTGATCGCGGCGACGGCATGTCGACGGAGGTCTGGTGGACGCCGGCCTATCCGTTCAAATCTTCGCTCACCGGCCAGAGCGCCGCCGAACTTGCGGCCGAATGGGAGAAGACGACCGGCAAGCAATGGACCCAGCCGATCGGCTATGCGCACGCGCTCTGGGAGGTCGGCTTCGCGGCGCTGCGCAACAGCGACCCCAAGGACAAGAATTCGCTGCGCGATGCCATCGCCGGTCTCGATCTCGAAACCGTCGTCGGCCCCGTCAAGTTCAAGGGCAGCCCGATCAAGAATGTCGCGGTGACTTCGCTGTCCGGCGGGCAATGGCGCAAGACCAAGGGCGGCAAGTCGTCTTACGAGCTCCTGATCGTGCACAACGGCACCGCGCCGTTCATTCCGAAGCAGGCCGATCTCGCACTGCTATCGAAGCTCGCCTGA
- a CDS encoding SDR family oxidoreductase — translation MASPFDLTKRMALVTGGGRGIGAAIVTRLAEAGAHVVIANRSQDVADALAVDLSRRGLGVSTTTFDRLDRSGLGDLVDRVISRFDRLDILVHNAGGCPWAALDDLDEDRLEQALSINLTSAIWLIQSAVPHMRARRYGRILVTSSISSRLAMGGGAHYSVAKAGVNAFIRGAAFELARDGITANVVEPGFISKPGRGSLSTADNLSRIARHIPMGRIGTADDVAYAMLYLASEQASYVTGQTIVVDGGTTLPETGFAVERQWG, via the coding sequence ATGGCGTCGCCGTTCGATTTGACGAAGCGAATGGCCCTGGTCACCGGCGGCGGGCGGGGCATTGGTGCCGCAATCGTGACCCGCCTCGCAGAAGCAGGCGCCCATGTTGTGATCGCCAACCGCTCCCAGGATGTGGCCGATGCGCTTGCTGTCGATCTGAGCCGCCGCGGTCTTGGCGTGAGTACGACGACATTCGACAGGCTTGACCGGTCCGGCCTCGGTGACCTTGTCGATCGGGTGATTAGCCGGTTCGACCGGCTCGATATCCTCGTCCACAACGCCGGCGGCTGTCCCTGGGCGGCCCTCGATGACCTCGATGAAGACAGGCTCGAACAGGCCTTGTCGATCAATCTCACTTCGGCAATCTGGCTCATTCAGTCGGCCGTTCCACATATGCGCGCCAGGCGATATGGCCGCATTCTGGTGACGTCTTCGATCTCGTCGCGCCTGGCGATGGGCGGCGGCGCGCACTATTCCGTGGCGAAAGCCGGCGTCAACGCCTTCATTCGGGGCGCCGCCTTCGAGCTTGCCCGCGACGGCATCACGGCCAACGTCGTCGAGCCGGGCTTTATTTCCAAGCCGGGGCGAGGCTCGCTGAGCACGGCGGATAACCTGTCGCGCATCGCCCGCCACATTCCGATGGGGCGGATCGGCACCGCTGACGACGTCGCCTACGCCATGCTCTATCTCGCCTCCGAGCAGGCAAGCTACGTGACGGGACAGACCATCGTGGTCGACGGCGGGACGACGCTTCCCGAAACCGGCTTTGCCGTCGAGCGGCAATGGGGCTGA
- a CDS encoding amidohydrolase — MSDIKTSADTLFRNGRIYTVNRDQPWASCAAVKAGRFVAVGEEGDVKSFVGSDTKVVDLGGRTAMPGIIDIHNHIMMGGQADLYELRFPSNHSISQIAGAVKEAAAKAAPGSWIVGGQFGNDLLQKLNTDAAAAELNAASLGHPVLLRDDSYHNRWASTEALRIAGITTETPDPIDGEIGRDLRSGRLTGLMVEAASGIIERALAKAGHYTPEMDRAAVARSIGVLNSFGVTGFVDAASMQPILAALKGLDDRGELSAWAVCAMPIVEPGFMFGTAGEELFALRGQYRSAHVKPDYAKMFLDGVPGAKTAAFHEPYVADPVRGCCFRGATMLTVPELIRWLGKCEKLGLAAKIHCAGDAAVTQALDAIEVVRSFDGPTTLIHHIAHASYITPDDIPRFAELGVAADLSPIIWFPTVFLEAHKAAMGAERAQRFWPNRDLKIVGALMAGGSDWPVIPNPDPWHGIEGMVTRRNPAGDFPGASLWPEQALELETVIEIYTINAARAAGLGTITGSIEVGKSADLIVLDQALFDIPVDQIAETNVEMTFFEGRKVYERRR, encoded by the coding sequence ATGAGCGACATCAAGACCAGCGCCGACACGCTGTTCCGAAACGGCAGGATCTACACCGTCAATCGCGATCAGCCCTGGGCGAGTTGCGCAGCGGTCAAGGCCGGGCGTTTTGTCGCCGTCGGCGAGGAAGGCGACGTCAAGTCGTTCGTCGGCAGCGACACCAAGGTGGTCGATCTCGGCGGCCGCACCGCCATGCCGGGCATCATCGACATCCACAATCACATCATGATGGGCGGCCAGGCGGACCTCTACGAACTGCGCTTCCCGTCGAACCACTCGATCAGCCAGATCGCCGGCGCCGTGAAGGAGGCCGCTGCAAAGGCTGCTCCCGGAAGCTGGATCGTCGGCGGCCAGTTCGGCAACGATCTCCTGCAAAAGCTCAACACCGACGCCGCCGCAGCCGAGCTCAACGCCGCGAGCCTCGGCCATCCCGTGTTGCTGCGCGACGACAGCTATCACAATCGCTGGGCCAGCACCGAGGCCTTGCGGATCGCAGGCATCACGACCGAAACGCCTGATCCCATCGACGGCGAGATTGGCCGGGACCTCCGCAGTGGCCGTCTGACCGGGCTGATGGTGGAAGCGGCCTCCGGCATCATCGAGCGCGCGCTCGCCAAGGCCGGCCACTACACGCCGGAGATGGACCGCGCCGCCGTCGCGCGTTCGATCGGGGTGCTCAATTCGTTCGGCGTCACGGGTTTCGTCGATGCCGCGAGCATGCAACCGATTCTCGCCGCGCTGAAAGGGCTCGATGATCGCGGCGAGCTCTCGGCCTGGGCCGTCTGCGCCATGCCGATCGTTGAGCCCGGCTTCATGTTTGGAACGGCGGGCGAGGAACTGTTCGCGCTACGTGGTCAGTATCGCTCCGCCCATGTGAAGCCCGATTACGCAAAAATGTTTCTGGACGGCGTGCCGGGCGCCAAGACAGCCGCGTTCCACGAGCCGTATGTCGCCGATCCCGTGCGCGGCTGCTGCTTCCGCGGCGCCACCATGCTGACGGTGCCGGAGCTGATCCGCTGGCTCGGCAAATGCGAGAAGCTGGGACTCGCGGCCAAGATCCACTGCGCGGGCGACGCCGCCGTCACGCAGGCGCTCGATGCGATCGAGGTGGTGCGCTCGTTCGACGGACCGACCACGCTCATCCATCACATCGCGCATGCGAGCTACATCACGCCCGACGACATCCCGCGATTTGCCGAACTCGGCGTCGCCGCTGACCTCTCGCCGATCATCTGGTTTCCGACCGTGTTCCTCGAGGCGCACAAGGCGGCGATGGGCGCGGAGCGGGCGCAGCGCTTCTGGCCAAACCGCGACCTCAAGATCGTCGGTGCGCTGATGGCCGGCGGCTCGGATTGGCCGGTCATTCCCAATCCCGACCCCTGGCACGGCATCGAGGGCATGGTGACGCGGCGCAATCCCGCCGGCGACTTTCCCGGCGCCTCACTCTGGCCGGAGCAGGCGCTCGAGCTCGAAACCGTCATCGAGATCTACACCATCAATGCCGCGCGCGCCGCGGGCCTCGGCACGATCACGGGATCGATCGAGGTCGGAAAGTCCGCCGACCTGATCGTGCTCGATCAGGCGCTGTTCGACATCCCCGTCGATCAGATCGCGGAGACCAATGTGGAGATGACCTTCTTCGAAGGTCGCAAGGTCTACGAGCGCCGCCGATGA